NNNNNNNNNNNNNNNNNNNNNNNNNNNNNNNNNNNNNNNNNNNNNNNNNNNNNNNNNNNNNNNNNNNNNNNNNNNNNNNNNNNNNNNNNNNNNNNNNNNNNNNNNNNNNNNNNNNNNNNNNNNNNNNNNNNNNNNNNNNNNNNNNNNNNNNNNNNNNNNNNNNNNNNNNNNNNNNNNNNNNNNNNNNNNNNNNNNNNNNNNNNNNNNNNNNNNNNNNNNNNNNNTTAGAAAAAAGAGTTACAGTATCAAAACCTAATGAGGTCTGGGTTTCAGATATTACTTACATTAAAACAAGAGAGGGATTTATTTATCTAACAACAGTTATGGATTTATATAATCGTGAAATAGTAGGTCATTCTAAATCAAACAGTTTAACAGCTATTGACACAACAATGAAAGCATTAAGAAATGCCTGTATTAAGAGAAGACCTTATACTGGATTAATATTTCATTCTGACAGAGGGGTTCAGTATGCATGCAATGATTTTAGAAAGTTGTTAAATTCATATGGTATGAAACAGAGCATGAGTGGTAAAGGAAATTGTTATGATAATGCTGTTTGTGAAAGTTTTTTCAAAACATTAAAAACAGAACTTATTTATCAAAAGAAAGGTGGTTATAAATCTAAAGAAGATGCCAGAAGGGAGATTTTTGAA
This sequence is a window from Thermodesulfovibrio thiophilus DSM 17215. Protein-coding genes within it:
- a CDS encoding IS3 family transposase — translated: LEKRVTVSKPNEVWVSDITYIKTREGFIYLTTVMDLYNREIVGHSKSNSLTAIDTTMKALRNACIKRRPYTGLIFHSDRGVQYACNDFRKLLNSYGMKQSMSGKGNCYDNAVCESFFKTLKTELIYQKKGGYKSKEDARREIFEYIECNFALKIDPSFA